In Bacteriovorax stolpii, a single genomic region encodes these proteins:
- a CDS encoding sensor histidine kinase — MLKKFYLLLDFFLPEHVSDQVDITTLFRARSIVAAGILGIVILALFFLGANILQINLFVRIGILFSLISLVSLVVFLKTRDTNFEASLNIGAGIQIVILYSAIYLSAFSSHGMGFFGLIWLVPISLMSAFYFKPLYGTICFFINMIILAVLFTAFHDRFFAPMQYLENFKSVFLFYLAFVLVSASLLSFFFIQLNELLKEELSKQKGLLLESAKFQSLGQMASNLAHDINNPLFTIQGKLHQIRNLFSHDELDLDKCDQIIEDVEGTILRLSQIVKGISTFARQGHGDQMVSVSADELIRGIVLLGSDRIVQSGITFDLKIAPNTKVICYPSYITQVLINLMNNAIDALEHAEMKVIQVEAFTNDKWVEIHIKDSGPGVALELQNKIFESFFTTKKYGKGTGLGLSISKGLVEAHEGELKYQRVGEMTDFVVKLPSYE; from the coding sequence ATGTTAAAGAAATTCTATCTTTTGCTTGATTTCTTCTTACCGGAACACGTAAGTGACCAAGTCGACATTACGACGCTCTTTAGGGCCCGCTCTATCGTTGCGGCAGGAATACTGGGCATTGTGATCCTGGCCTTGTTTTTCCTGGGTGCCAATATCCTGCAGATTAACCTTTTTGTGCGTATCGGGATTCTCTTTAGTCTTATTTCGCTTGTATCCCTAGTCGTTTTTCTCAAAACCAGAGACACCAACTTTGAAGCTTCTTTAAATATCGGAGCGGGGATTCAAATCGTCATTCTTTACTCGGCCATTTACTTAAGTGCTTTTTCTTCGCATGGTATGGGGTTCTTTGGCCTGATTTGGCTGGTTCCTATCAGCCTTATGTCGGCCTTCTATTTTAAGCCGCTTTATGGGACTATCTGTTTTTTCATCAACATGATTATTCTGGCGGTTCTTTTTACTGCTTTTCACGATCGCTTTTTTGCACCAATGCAGTATTTGGAGAACTTTAAAAGTGTTTTTCTTTTTTACTTAGCTTTTGTTCTTGTTTCAGCGTCGCTTCTGTCATTCTTTTTTATTCAGCTCAATGAACTCCTTAAAGAAGAACTCTCTAAACAGAAGGGGCTTTTGCTTGAGAGTGCTAAGTTTCAGTCACTGGGACAAATGGCCTCAAACCTGGCCCATGATATTAACAACCCACTTTTTACGATTCAGGGAAAACTTCATCAGATCAGAAATTTATTTTCTCACGATGAACTGGACTTGGATAAATGTGATCAGATTATTGAAGATGTAGAAGGAACAATTTTGAGGCTTTCTCAAATTGTTAAAGGGATCAGTACCTTTGCCAGACAGGGTCATGGGGATCAGATGGTGTCGGTGAGTGCTGATGAACTTATCCGTGGGATCGTTCTTCTGGGTTCAGACCGCATTGTTCAATCGGGGATTACTTTTGATTTAAAGATTGCACCTAATACAAAAGTTATCTGTTACCCGTCATACATTACTCAGGTGTTGATTAATTTAATGAACAACGCCATCGATGCTCTTGAGCACGCAGAAATGAAAGTGATTCAGGTTGAAGCATTTACTAATGATAAATGGGTTGAGATTCATATTAAAGACAGTGGTCCTGGAGTTGCTCTGGAGCTGCAAAATAAAATTTTTGAATCCTTTTTCACGACCAAAAAATACGGCAAGGGCACAGGCCTTGGGCTCTCTATTTCTAAGGGACTAGTTGAGGCCCATGAAGGAGAGCTTAAGTATCAGCGAGTCGGTGAGATGACGGATTTCGTGGTCAAACTTCCTAGCTATGAGTAA
- a CDS encoding ABC transporter substrate-binding protein: MTEESVEFLHAIGRSDLIAGVSVYAKRPAEVKQHPVISAFTHANLKKIQKIKPDLVIGFSDIQKDIARDLIAEGIDVYISNQRSLEEIFRYMWTLGHMVGEGAKTEAYLKTLEEKMAMGRAFAKTLKKRPKVYLEEWDEPQICGIRWFSELVSLCGGVDIFEARSLEGVKASERFVSNKEVAFHDPDIILASWCGKKVDIESIKNRPELINVSAVKNNAIFELEPEIFLQPGPALFVDGIDRIIDLFSSFNSK; encoded by the coding sequence ATGACCGAAGAGTCGGTGGAGTTTCTTCATGCCATTGGCAGAAGTGATTTGATCGCCGGTGTTTCTGTCTATGCAAAAAGACCTGCGGAAGTTAAGCAGCACCCGGTGATTTCAGCTTTTACTCATGCCAATCTAAAAAAAATTCAAAAGATTAAACCTGATCTTGTCATTGGTTTTTCCGACATTCAAAAAGACATTGCCCGCGACCTGATCGCCGAAGGCATTGACGTTTATATTTCCAACCAGCGTTCATTAGAAGAGATTTTTCGTTATATGTGGACGCTGGGTCACATGGTAGGTGAAGGAGCAAAAACCGAAGCTTATTTAAAAACCCTGGAAGAAAAGATGGCCATGGGGCGCGCTTTTGCCAAGACGTTAAAGAAGCGACCGAAAGTTTATCTTGAAGAGTGGGATGAACCTCAAATCTGTGGGATTCGTTGGTTTAGTGAGCTGGTCAGCCTTTGTGGTGGAGTTGATATCTTTGAGGCCAGGTCATTGGAAGGGGTGAAGGCCTCTGAGAGATTTGTCTCTAATAAGGAAGTCGCTTTTCACGATCCTGATATTATCCTGGCCTCATGGTGTGGGAAAAAGGTCGATATTGAGAGCATCAAAAACCGTCCAGAGCTTATCAATGTAAGCGCTGTTAAAAATAACGCCATATTTGAACTAGAGCCCGAGATCTTTCTTCAACCAGGGCCGGCCCTTTTTGTTGATGGAATTGATCGGATAATCGACTTATTTAGTTCATTTAATTCAAAATAA
- a CDS encoding tetratricopeptide repeat protein, which translates to MKNTLLASCLIIPLVTSCSFEGEMKKIEHKAALINKYENVALKLAKENRELRAEVKRLEFDIQKLKQDKAFSNKGGHAEESLASNSHGEAPAHGGGHGESHSAAPSRAIASVKPAAFEVKKDLVEWKTYKWSADDMVKIADKEFKAKNFEKAAQFYTSLVSYYPDFKHLDDEFYFKAGISAYESGEHHEWTLKHFGVLMNKYPTSQYFRSAKLWVALTHMKMGDKAKFFATVEEFRKKYRNTNEWKILSSYYEKIEEKTNE; encoded by the coding sequence ATGAAAAATACACTTTTAGCATCATGTTTGATCATTCCTCTGGTTACATCTTGTAGCTTTGAAGGGGAGATGAAAAAAATTGAGCACAAGGCCGCTTTGATTAATAAGTACGAAAACGTTGCACTTAAGCTGGCAAAAGAAAATAGAGAGCTTCGTGCAGAAGTTAAAAGACTTGAATTTGATATTCAAAAGTTAAAGCAAGACAAAGCTTTTTCAAATAAAGGCGGACACGCTGAAGAGTCACTAGCAAGCAATTCTCATGGAGAAGCTCCTGCTCATGGCGGAGGTCATGGTGAAAGCCATAGCGCGGCCCCATCGCGCGCGATTGCCAGTGTAAAACCCGCTGCATTTGAAGTGAAAAAAGACTTGGTAGAGTGGAAGACATATAAATGGTCTGCTGATGATATGGTGAAGATCGCTGATAAAGAATTTAAAGCAAAGAACTTTGAAAAAGCAGCACAGTTCTACACATCACTAGTGAGCTATTATCCGGACTTCAAGCACCTTGATGATGAATTCTATTTTAAAGCAGGGATCTCTGCTTACGAATCAGGCGAGCACCACGAGTGGACACTTAAGCACTTTGGGGTGCTGATGAACAAGTACCCAACATCACAATATTTTAGAAGCGCAAAACTTTGGGTTGCCCTGACTCATATGAAGATGGGTGATAAAGCGAAGTTCTTTGCGACTGTCGAAGAATTTAGAAAGAAATATAGAAATACAAATGAGTGGAAAATTCTAAGCTCATATTATGAAAAAATTGAAGAGAAAACCAATGAATAA
- the guaB gene encoding IMP dehydrogenase, with amino-acid sequence MTKVKEQLALTYDDVLIKPAYSENLPSETSTESRFSRNISLNIPIVSAAMDTVTEAPSAIVLAEEGGIGVIHKNMTAYRQAEEVEKVKKFEAGMILNPVSVDEDTTLSYVMDLKRQKKITGVLVVDKNKKIAGILTNRDLQLESNFNQKVKDVMTKKEKLVTADPKVSIDEAKKLLHKHRIEKLPLVGADGSVHGLITVKDILKTITFPNANKDSFGRLRVAAAIGVGEKEFERAKILVEAHVDALVVDTAHGHSKGVLEMVKLLKKTFPQVDVVAGNVATAQACKDLIAAGVDGVKVGIGPGSICTTRVVAGIGVPQFSAVLECAEFCRKAGIPVIADGGIKLSGDVVKALAAGANSVMIGSLFAGTDEAPGEMVLYQGRAYKVYRGMGSLGAMTLGSKDRYGQGAVEDMGKLVPEGIEGQVPYRGSLSTNIFQLVGGLRSGMGYVGAKNLAELFEKAEFITISNASLKESHPHDVFVTKEAPNYRLS; translated from the coding sequence ATGACTAAAGTCAAAGAACAACTTGCACTTACTTACGACGACGTTCTCATTAAACCTGCTTATTCTGAAAACTTGCCTTCAGAAACGAGTACCGAAAGCAGATTCTCCCGCAACATTTCCCTCAACATTCCTATCGTTTCCGCAGCGATGGACACAGTCACCGAGGCTCCTTCTGCCATTGTTTTAGCAGAAGAAGGCGGAATTGGTGTTATCCATAAAAACATGACGGCCTACCGTCAGGCGGAAGAAGTAGAGAAAGTAAAAAAGTTTGAAGCGGGGATGATTTTAAATCCAGTAAGCGTCGATGAGGATACGACTCTTAGTTACGTGATGGACTTAAAAAGACAAAAGAAAATCACCGGAGTTCTAGTTGTTGATAAAAACAAAAAAATAGCCGGGATTCTTACTAACCGCGACCTGCAGTTAGAGTCGAACTTCAATCAGAAAGTTAAAGATGTTATGACGAAAAAAGAAAAACTCGTCACGGCAGATCCAAAAGTTTCAATTGATGAGGCTAAAAAACTTCTGCACAAACACCGCATTGAAAAACTTCCACTGGTGGGAGCTGATGGATCAGTTCATGGTCTTATCACTGTTAAAGATATTCTAAAAACGATCACTTTCCCTAACGCCAATAAAGATTCATTCGGACGCCTGCGTGTGGCCGCTGCTATTGGGGTAGGAGAAAAAGAATTTGAGCGCGCTAAGATTTTAGTGGAAGCTCACGTCGATGCTCTGGTTGTTGATACTGCTCATGGACACTCTAAAGGTGTTTTAGAGATGGTTAAACTTTTAAAGAAAACGTTTCCACAAGTAGACGTGGTTGCCGGAAACGTTGCGACTGCTCAAGCTTGTAAAGACCTTATTGCCGCCGGAGTAGATGGAGTGAAAGTAGGGATTGGTCCTGGATCAATTTGTACCACTCGTGTTGTTGCCGGTATTGGTGTTCCGCAATTCTCTGCTGTTTTAGAATGTGCAGAGTTCTGTAGAAAAGCAGGTATTCCAGTAATCGCCGATGGAGGGATTAAACTCTCGGGTGACGTGGTGAAAGCTCTCGCTGCTGGGGCCAACTCAGTTATGATTGGTTCTCTTTTTGCCGGAACTGATGAAGCTCCGGGAGAAATGGTTTTATACCAAGGGCGCGCTTATAAAGTGTACCGTGGGATGGGATCATTGGGAGCGATGACATTAGGATCAAAAGACCGCTACGGCCAAGGAGCGGTTGAAGATATGGGGAAACTTGTTCCGGAAGGAATTGAAGGACAAGTGCCTTACAGAGGATCTCTTTCAACCAACATCTTCCAGCTAGTGGGAGGTCTGCGTTCGGGAATGGGTTATGTGGGAGCAAAAAATCTTGCAGAGCTTTTTGAGAAGGCAGAGTTTATTACGATTTCGAACGCTTCATTAAAAGAAAGCCATCCACACGATGTCTTTGTGACTAAGGAAGCGCCAAACTACAGGTTGAGTTAA
- the guaA gene encoding glutamine-hydrolyzing GMP synthase, with product MKNFEKIIWIVDFGSQYTQLITRKTRELGYSSEIIALEECHKRFQEGHLPKCLVLSGGPQSVFEDPYDYSFIFEHKDLPVLGICYGMQLLGKFFGGVVEKGIIGEYGHADIHFTNQFKIAGTPGKMSVWMSHSDHVSRVPADFDVVMESSNKLVSGIKHKSKPIMGLQFHPEVEHSKHGKSILNYFYQKVANLSKDWNASEMLEEAFEMVREIGDKKVLCAFSGGVDSLVAATLSERILGKNLHCFFVDNGLLRIQDYNHIQKLKRETNLNIEIVDAKDDFLNALKSVDEPEQKRKIIGRMFIEIFEKKVHEYEKNHKIHFEYLLQGTLYPDVIESSPHINGGKSVTIKSHHNVGGLPERMKLKLLEPLRHLFKDEVREMGLSLGLKRDWVYRHPFPGPGLGVRILGAIEPEAIRMVQESDQILFEELIEAKLYQSTWQAFTVFLPIKTVGVKGDGRAYEHVICLRMVNSSDGMTANWSHFPHEFLETVSRRITNEVKGITRVVYDITSKPPGTIEWE from the coding sequence ATGAAAAATTTTGAAAAGATCATCTGGATTGTGGACTTTGGTTCTCAGTACACTCAATTAATTACCAGAAAGACCAGAGAGCTTGGATACTCCAGCGAAATTATCGCACTGGAAGAATGCCACAAGCGTTTTCAGGAAGGTCATCTTCCTAAATGTCTGGTGCTCTCTGGTGGCCCTCAATCGGTTTTTGAAGACCCGTACGACTACAGCTTTATTTTTGAACATAAAGACCTTCCCGTCCTGGGGATTTGTTACGGGATGCAACTCCTGGGGAAATTCTTCGGTGGAGTGGTTGAAAAAGGAATCATCGGTGAGTACGGGCACGCTGACATCCATTTCACTAATCAGTTTAAAATTGCCGGCACTCCCGGGAAAATGAGCGTATGGATGAGTCACTCAGATCACGTCAGCCGCGTGCCTGCGGATTTTGATGTGGTGATGGAGAGTTCAAATAAACTGGTCTCGGGAATTAAGCACAAATCAAAACCCATTATGGGACTGCAGTTTCACCCGGAAGTTGAACACTCAAAACACGGAAAATCGATTCTTAATTACTTCTATCAAAAAGTAGCGAACCTTTCTAAAGACTGGAATGCCAGTGAGATGCTGGAAGAAGCTTTTGAAATGGTCCGCGAAATCGGCGATAAAAAAGTCCTATGCGCTTTTTCCGGCGGAGTTGACTCGCTGGTGGCCGCAACTTTATCAGAGAGAATCTTAGGAAAAAACCTGCACTGCTTTTTTGTCGACAACGGACTTTTAAGAATTCAGGACTACAACCATATTCAAAAGTTAAAACGAGAGACTAATCTCAATATTGAAATCGTAGATGCAAAAGATGATTTCTTAAACGCGCTAAAAAGCGTTGATGAACCGGAACAAAAAAGAAAAATCATCGGTCGCATGTTTATTGAGATCTTTGAAAAGAAAGTTCACGAATACGAAAAAAATCACAAGATTCATTTCGAGTACCTGCTTCAGGGAACTCTTTACCCGGACGTGATCGAGTCTTCGCCGCATATTAATGGTGGAAAGTCGGTGACGATTAAGTCTCACCACAACGTGGGAGGGCTTCCGGAGAGAATGAAATTAAAACTCCTAGAACCTCTTCGCCATCTTTTTAAGGATGAAGTGCGCGAGATGGGTCTTTCTCTTGGATTAAAACGCGATTGGGTTTACCGCCATCCATTCCCAGGTCCTGGGCTTGGGGTGAGAATCCTGGGAGCGATTGAACCAGAAGCGATCCGTATGGTGCAGGAGTCGGATCAGATTCTTTTTGAAGAACTGATTGAGGCTAAACTTTATCAATCAACGTGGCAGGCCTTTACCGTTTTTCTTCCCATTAAAACAGTGGGAGTCAAAGGGGATGGTCGCGCGTACGAGCACGTGATTTGTCTGCGCATGGTAAATTCAAGTGACGGGATGACGGCCAACTGGTCACACTTTCCCCACGAATTTTTAGAGACGGTCTCTCGCCGAATCACCAATGAAGTGAAGGGGATCACCAGAGTGGTCTATGACATTACTTCAAAACCTCCGGGGACAATCGAGTGGGAGTAA
- a CDS encoding fatty acid cis/trans isomerase, producing MKIIFTLLSLCSSLVFAQDYRKEIQPIFDNRCIACHSCLNGPCQVNLQNYDNFSRGAHHKNVYEGTRIDSVPPTRPGIDGKTLIDWRKLGFFDTNTSRDLDENLFYLFLGTKPLTQRDLPLNTVEESVACIDNTKNLKALFAESLNIKMPYALQPITEKERMTLGTWLANGAPGPKTLSPPKETQSQVREWENFFNQKSEKEKLVSRYLYEHLFLAHIYFPEKPTDFYRLVRSETKCDKGISEIATRRANDTPGMKEFFYCLKHQDLTIVAKTHMPFSFTPKVMERFKQLFFSTKWEVNKKAEEEKYTSEAAENPFIAFFDIPVKARYQFLLDNAHYIISTFIKGPVCNGSNAVNSIQEQFYVMFISPESDNMVLSKEFEAKARDLLILPGVWGSDIKLADTWGLTKKIVEHREGYRNLRALETKKNHPHGYALSDLWDGDGQNSNAALTVLRHNDNAVVIKGFKGDLPKTLFFLDYALMERLVYNLVVNFDVYGNISHQMLTRIYMDLIRMEAEEMFLSFLPPQSRMSYRKEWYKGFLAEAKLKYVFPLLDTKTPTQVKYKNPKHAKSEFVEQVLYGYLKDNVKGPADFINWKNVRLPLEEAKKGPLTPAASHLRDISAVKPKGKFRFPTFFPEDAYLVVTKENKEVEVFTVMKNREHENISWILGESLRLAPKEDTLTILAGFYSYYPNLFFKVKETDLVNFKNQVLKISNINDYKELKKKYAVSRVAPDFWETYDLLNAVYRKDFPIEAGHLDLTRYVME from the coding sequence ATGAAGATTATTTTCACTCTGCTTTCGCTTTGTTCGTCTCTGGTCTTTGCTCAGGATTACCGCAAAGAGATTCAACCCATTTTTGATAACCGCTGCATTGCCTGCCACAGTTGCCTCAATGGCCCCTGCCAGGTGAACCTGCAAAATTATGACAACTTTTCGCGTGGAGCTCACCATAAAAACGTTTACGAAGGCACTCGTATCGACAGTGTTCCACCAACTCGTCCGGGAATTGACGGAAAAACGCTTATCGACTGGAGAAAGCTTGGTTTCTTCGACACCAACACATCACGCGATTTGGATGAAAACCTTTTTTATCTATTCTTAGGGACGAAACCTCTTACTCAAAGAGACTTGCCACTCAACACAGTTGAAGAAAGTGTGGCATGTATCGACAATACAAAAAACTTAAAAGCGCTTTTTGCTGAAAGCCTCAATATCAAAATGCCTTACGCTCTTCAACCGATTACAGAAAAAGAGCGCATGACTCTAGGAACTTGGCTCGCAAACGGTGCTCCCGGACCAAAAACTCTCTCACCTCCTAAAGAAACACAATCCCAGGTTAGAGAGTGGGAAAATTTCTTTAACCAAAAATCTGAAAAAGAAAAACTGGTGAGCCGTTACTTATACGAACATCTTTTTCTCGCTCACATCTACTTCCCGGAAAAACCAACCGACTTCTACCGCCTGGTGCGCTCTGAAACGAAATGCGATAAAGGAATTTCTGAAATTGCCACCAGAAGGGCCAACGACACCCCGGGGATGAAGGAGTTCTTCTACTGCTTAAAACACCAGGACCTGACGATTGTGGCAAAAACGCATATGCCTTTTTCTTTCACTCCAAAAGTGATGGAGAGATTTAAGCAACTCTTCTTCTCTACGAAGTGGGAAGTTAATAAAAAAGCTGAGGAAGAAAAATACACCTCGGAGGCGGCAGAAAACCCTTTTATCGCCTTCTTTGATATTCCGGTAAAGGCCCGTTACCAATTTTTGTTGGACAATGCCCACTACATCATTAGCACTTTCATCAAAGGGCCGGTTTGTAACGGCAGCAATGCCGTGAACTCGATTCAGGAACAATTTTACGTCATGTTCATTAGTCCTGAATCAGACAACATGGTTCTCTCTAAAGAATTTGAGGCCAAGGCCCGCGATCTTCTGATCCTTCCTGGTGTTTGGGGCAGTGACATCAAACTCGCCGACACCTGGGGACTGACAAAAAAAATCGTCGAGCACCGCGAGGGCTATAGAAATCTTCGTGCCTTAGAAACAAAGAAAAACCATCCTCACGGGTATGCCCTTAGCGATTTATGGGACGGTGATGGTCAAAATAGCAACGCTGCACTGACGGTCTTAAGACACAATGACAATGCTGTGGTCATCAAAGGATTTAAAGGTGATTTGCCTAAAACTCTTTTCTTCTTAGACTATGCTTTAATGGAAAGGCTGGTTTATAACCTGGTGGTGAATTTTGACGTTTATGGAAACATCTCTCACCAGATGCTTACGCGCATTTATATGGACTTAATCCGCATGGAGGCCGAGGAAATGTTTCTTTCTTTTCTTCCACCTCAATCGCGCATGTCTTATCGCAAAGAATGGTATAAAGGATTTCTAGCGGAAGCGAAGCTAAAATATGTCTTCCCACTTCTTGATACCAAAACGCCGACACAGGTAAAATACAAAAATCCCAAACATGCAAAAAGTGAATTTGTTGAACAAGTTCTCTATGGTTATTTAAAAGACAATGTAAAAGGCCCGGCCGATTTTATCAACTGGAAAAATGTCAGGCTTCCTCTGGAAGAAGCTAAAAAAGGTCCCTTAACGCCAGCAGCTTCTCATTTAAGAGATATTTCAGCTGTAAAACCAAAAGGAAAATTCCGTTTCCCAACTTTCTTCCCTGAGGATGCTTACCTGGTTGTCACAAAAGAAAACAAAGAAGTTGAAGTCTTTACCGTGATGAAAAACCGTGAACACGAAAACATTTCATGGATTCTGGGTGAGTCGCTAAGACTCGCGCCTAAGGAAGACACGCTAACGATTCTTGCTGGTTTCTATAGCTACTATCCGAATCTGTTTTTCAAAGTGAAGGAAACTGACCTGGTGAATTTCAAGAATCAAGTCTTAAAGATCAGCAACATCAATGACTACAAAGAGCTGAAGAAAAAGTATGCTGTCTCTCGAGTGGCACCTGATTTCTGGGAAACTTATGACCTATTAAACGCAGTTTATAGAAAGGATTTTCCAATTGAGGCCGGCCATCTGGATCTGACTCGTTATGTGATGGAGTAA